GCGGAGACCCCAACAACACGGTACTGGATCATCTTCTGACTATTTATGCCGATGGATATACTCCGGTTGACGATACATTTATGACCACCGGAAAAATTGATCCGGTGAAAGACACGCCCATGGATTTTACGGTTGCCACACCCATCGGACAGCGTATTGAGGATACCACTTTCGTTCAATTGAAAAACGGCAAAGGCTATGACCACAACTGGGTGCTGAACGCAAAAGGTGATGTCACCCAAGTTGCGGCCACGGTGGTATCTCCGGTTACCGGAATTCAACTGGACGTATATACCTCGGAACCCGGATTGCAGGTTTACACGGGAAACTTTCTCGATGGTACAATGACCGGAAAGAAAGGAATCGTTTACAACAAACGCAGTGCCATATGCTTGGAATCGCAAAAATATCCCGATTCACCCAACAAGCCCGATTGGCCATCCTCCTACCTGAAACCCGGGGAAAAATACACCAGCCGCTGTATCTATAAGTTCTCGGTGAACCTGTGACACAAACATTCTATAATCCAGCCCCATCCAATGAAAACAAAACTTTTGCTTCCGCTATTTGTCATTCTTTTTATCGTTCCCCAATTTATCCGGTCACAGTCGAAAGGACAACCTCGTGAATTCTATCAGCTGACGGTTTATCACTACAATACGATCGATCAGGAGAAAATTATCGATAATTACCTGCAGGGAGCATTGATACCTGCCTTGCACGAAATGAAGATCAAGTCCGTCGGCGTATTTAAAGCTATAGCAAACGATACCTCCGCAAACAAAACGCTCTATCTTTTTGTTCCGTTAAAATCGTTGAATGCGGTGGATGAAATTAACACCCGTTTAATGAGGAACAATAAGTTTAATGCGAACAATAAAGAGTACGCAGATGTTCTTCACAATAATCCGGCCTACAACCGGATGGAAACTATACTTCTAAAAGCTTTTCCCCTGGCACCCGCAATGAAGCTTCCAAACCTAAAATCAGCAAAAAAACAACGGATATATGAGTTACGCAGTTACGAGAGCGCCAGTGAGAAAATTTTCCGGAATAAAGTGCACATGTTTAACGAAGGCGGGGAAATGGAGATATTCACCCGGCTTAATTTCAACCCTGTATTCTACAGCGAGGTGGTCGCAGGGGGAAAAATGCCCAACCTGATGTATATGACAACGTTTGAAAATAAAGAAGACAGGGATGCACACTGGGATGCCTTTCGTGTAGACCCTGCCTGGAAACGGATGTCTTCCTTGCCTGAATATCAAAACAACGTTTCCCACAGCGATATCACCTTTCTGCGTCCGGCAGATTATTCCGATTTTTGAGGCAATCCCACAACAACTTCACGCTGATAGTATTTACACCAATCCCTCAGCCCGCAAATACCGCACTTGGGTTTTCGTGCGATGCAGATGTACCTGCCGTGAAGAATCAGCCAGTGATGGGCTCGGGTCAACAATTTCTCTGGGATATATTTGACCAGTTCCCGTTCGGTCTCGAGTGGTGATCTCGAGTTGTCCGTCAACCCGATCCGGTTAGAAACCCGGAAAACGTGAGTATCCACTGCCATGGCAGGAAGATCGAAAGCGACGGACAACATCACGTTAGCTGTTTTTCTGCCCACACCGGGAATGGTCAGCAAATCGTCAATGGTTGACGGGACTTCCCCGTTGAAATCGGAGACAAGTTTTCTTGCCATTCCCACCAGATTTTTGGCCTTGTTGTTGGGGTAAGAGCACGATTTTATGTATTCGAAAACTTCGTCGGGTGACGATGCTGCCATGACTTCGGGGGTTGGAAACGCCTCAAAAACATGCGGGGAAATCAGGTTTACCCGTTTATCGGTGCATTGTGCCGACAGGATGACGGCAACAAGCAGTTGATAGTTGTTGGCGTAATGAAGCTCGGTTTCGGAAGATTCGGCATTTTCCAGGAACCAGTCCATCACATAAGCGAAGCGTTGTTTCTTTGTCATTCTAATCATCTTTTTATCTCATCCGATAACGGGATAAATGTTGCGTTGAGATCGGGATCGGC
This portion of the Petrimonas sulfuriphila genome encodes:
- a CDS encoding NIPSNAP family protein, which translates into the protein MKTKLLLPLFVILFIVPQFIRSQSKGQPREFYQLTVYHYNTIDQEKIIDNYLQGALIPALHEMKIKSVGVFKAIANDTSANKTLYLFVPLKSLNAVDEINTRLMRNNKFNANNKEYADVLHNNPAYNRMETILLKAFPLAPAMKLPNLKSAKKQRIYELRSYESASEKIFRNKVHMFNEGGEMEIFTRLNFNPVFYSEVVAGGKMPNLMYMTTFENKEDRDAHWDAFRVDPAWKRMSSLPEYQNNVSHSDITFLRPADYSDF
- the nth gene encoding endonuclease III; the encoded protein is MTKKQRFAYVMDWFLENAESSETELHYANNYQLLVAVILSAQCTDKRVNLISPHVFEAFPTPEVMAASSPDEVFEYIKSCSYPNNKAKNLVGMARKLVSDFNGEVPSTIDDLLTIPGVGRKTANVMLSVAFDLPAMAVDTHVFRVSNRIGLTDNSRSPLETERELVKYIPEKLLTRAHHWLILHGRYICIARKPKCGICGLRDWCKYYQREVVVGLPQKSE